TCCTTTACCTCAACTATATAAGTATCTTCTCTATATAAAAAACAAAGTACAAAACTTTTTTCTTTTACAATTTTTTTATAGTAATCAACAAAACAAAATTGTATCATTTTTATTGCTTTTATATTTTTATTTTCAACATCTTCTTCTATTTTCTTCAAATTATCGGTGCTTATAAAAAATACAACTACTTTTAGTTTCCCTAATTTCTCTTCAATCTTTCTATAACTAAAAATTAATCTTTTTTGACCATGATACAAATACTTAAGTTCATTATTTATCATGTAATAAAGTTTCTCATCACTAACTCTAGGAAACTCGAAAAACTTTATATAGATTTCCTCTCCCTCTATTACTACATAAGTTTTTCTACTTTTTAAATCAAAAAACTTATCAGAAGCTTTTATATCGTCCATTGTAATTTTATTCAAAATATTCAAATAAGTTTTTTCAACATAGTCATAATTCACAGCATAAATCTCTTTAAACTCCTTCATAAATACATCCTCCTATAATTACTTTGATCCATCTTCTATATAAATATCGCAATTATTATTTGTTTTTACTGTAGACTTTTGAAATTCACTAATATACTTTTTTCTTTGACTTTCAAAACTATACAAATAAAATGCTATAAGTACACACAGCATTCCTAACATTAGAGCATACACCATACTGAAGCCTTTATGCCTTATTCTTTTATGGGAAAACATTTTCTAATCCTTCTTCCATCATTCAATGTTATATACAAATAAAATACATTCTTATTTTGCAATATATTAAAGCTACTTACTTTTTCAATAATATTATTAGAGGTTACTTTTTCATTAAGCTCATAATAATCCACAACAATTTTACCTGTATATGAATTTAAACGAATTATGTTAAAATCATTTTCGTCTTTAACAACCTTTATTTCATTGTCTTTTTCAATATTTACTGTACCTTCCTTTAAGAATTTATTTATAATGATAAGCCCGCTTGTAAAACTAGCCTCATCATTATTGACTTTCATATCTTCTTTATAACTTTTCACAAAATTAAAAAGTATTGATATTACAAATACTGTGAATATACAAAAAATAGCTGAAGCAGCTACAGCCTCAATAAGAGTAAAACCTTTCTTTACTTTGTAAAATTGCATACAAAAATCTTTTCCTTTCCCATAATATCCGTATAAAGCTTCAATGTTATTTTTAACGCTCCATTTTCATTTAAATAACTTACAGTAATATATGGGTATGAGTCTCCAACTGCTCTATCCTCTTTTAGATCTACTTGAGACTGATTATCTAATATTTTGTTCTTTGACAAATATATCTTTTCTTGTCTACTTAAATTATCAATATCCATAGGAGTATAGTTAAAAATCATTTCATTTTTTACAGCATCAATATAATAAGTATAATTTTGAATATCATCATTAACTTTTTTCATTTTCACTTCATCTACTCTTAAACTAACTGCAAATAAGAATAATATAGAAAATACTGAAAAAGCGCATATAACCTCAACTAATGCAAAACCTTTCTTATTCCTTAATTTGAACATTTCCTGTCCCTACACACACTGTTATAATGTGTGTTTTCTCCCTATTATCTTTATATAAAATTGAGCATGCATTTATAGATCCTTTATTATCAATTGTAATTGAGCCGTCTGAGGTAATTAAGGGCTGAAGCTTAAAATCTTCTGGTAGTACAAACCTATCTATAGTAGTCTGACTGTCTTTATAAAACATTACACAGTTTAATTCTCTATCAAAATACAATTTTCCAACTACATTTTTATCTATACAATAATTTCTACTATTATTTATAAAATTAATCATTTCATTGTTTACGTACTTTATCTCAATTTCATTTCTGATATCCTTATAACTTTTAATACTCATTACAACTACAGAAGATAAAATAAGAACAATAGCTGCAGCACAAATAATTTCAATTAAGGTATACCCCTTTTTATTTTTGTTTAAAATCGTATCTAGATTGTTCTCCATCTATCTTAACCTCATACTCTAATTTGCTTACTTTAAAATCAACAGTAATTTCACTATCGTAAAGTGATGCTACATCAACTTCATTATCTTTAATATTTAAATCTTCATTTATATTGTTTAAAACATCTTCTCTTTGAAATTTTCCATCCTTCATGTAGCTTCTCATGGAATTAGAAAATACAATTGCAGCTATATCTTTTGCTTTTTCATTATTTGCCTTTTTAATATAAGAAGATATATTAGGAACAAGTATTGCAGCTAATATTGCTATTATTGCCATTGAAATAATAAGTTCAATAAGCGTAAATCCTTTTTTTCGCATACCATCAACCTCTTTTTTATATAGAATTCATTATATTAATCATAGGTAGTATTGAAGATATTATTATGGTTCCAACAAATACAGCTAAAATTATTATCATACATGGTTCTATAAAATTTATTATTCTTTTAAGATCATCATTGAATTGTTCTTTATAAAGTTCTGATATATTTCCCATAATTTCTTCTATGTTTCCACACTCCTCTGCCATAATAAACATGTCTTTAGTTTGATTATTAAAAATCTCCATAGTAGTAAACGCTTCTCTAAAACTTTCACCATTTCTCAACTCTTCGATTACATCTTTTATGCATTTTTCTCCATAAGAATTTTCTAAAACCTCAGAAGCTATGTACATTCCTTTTATTACATCAATACCACTTTTAATAAGTATGTACAACGCACTTGAAAACCTTAGTGCTATTTTATTTTTATATATATTTTTAAGTAATGGCAGTTTAAATTTTAACTTATCTACCTTTAGCCTATTCTTTTCTATACTCATTACTTTTTTAATGAAAACAAAGCAAACTAAAATTGCTACAAGTATAATTATAAAATTTCCTCTTATAAAATAGCTTATATTTAATAAAAACTCGGTTATTTTAGGCAGCTTTCCTCCAAGGGAATTCAATGTATCTATAAACTTGGGAATTACTCTAGAAACTAAAAACACCAAAACTAACATTGTAAAAACAAATACGATAGTTGGATATGTGGCAGCATTTTTTATTTTTTCTTCTGTTCTCCACTGATGTTTATAGTGCTCTGCCATATTTTTAAATACCTCAGATAAATTTCCAGACTCTTCTCCTATAAGAATCATACTTTTAAAAAAATTTGGTACAGTACTATCTGCTTCATCTATACTTTTATATATAGAATTACCATTTTCAACACCTTTTTTTATAAAAATAATTAATCTTTGCATGTTTCCTTGAAATTTATCTTTAAGTATATTTAAACTTTCACATATATTAAAACCAGCATTCATCATATAAGCCATTTGCTTTGAAAAAATATAGAGTTCCTTACTCCTTATTTTTCTACTCTTAATAAGCATTTTTCTACTTTCCTTTAAGGACGTCAAAAAATATTTATTATTCCTAAGTTCCATTACAATTTCAAACTCACTACCTAAAAATGTCTCTCCTTTTATGACCTTCCCCTCTAAATTCACAGCTTTATATTTATACTGTTTCATTAATACACTCCTTAAATGTTATAAATTATTCTCTTAAATTCATTAAAGGTGGTTTCTCCGCTTTTTACTAGTTCTATTCCATTGTTTTTTAATGTTTTAATCCCTTTATTTATAAAGTACTTTTTAATATCTTCGGCAGTTATCGTTTTACTCATCATGCTTCTAACTTCATCATTTATATTAATAATCTCAAATACAGCTTTTCTTCCGCTATAGCCTGTAAAATCACACCTACTACAGCCTTTTGCTTTATATAATACTGCCTTTGAATTAAGACCTAGTACTTCCCTTTCATAGTCATTAGGTTTATATTCTTGTTTACAATGAATACAAAGTTTTCTAACAAGTCTCTGAGCTATAACTCCATTTAATGCATCTAGTATAAGATATTTCTTAACTCCCATATCACACAATCTATTAATGGCTGAAAAGGCATCATTAGTATGCAGTGTACTTAATACTAAATGCCCTGTTATTGCTGCTCTTACTGCTATCTCTGCAGTTGTTTCATCTCTTATTTCTCCAACCATTATTATGTCTGGATCCTGACGTAAAATGTTTTTAAGCCCGGAGGAAAATGTAATTCCCGCTTCATTATTTACATTAATTTGGTTTATTCCTTTTATAATCATTTCCACAGGTTCTTCTATTGTAACTATATTTTTTTCTTCTGAATTAAGCTTTGCCATTGCAGAATAAAGTGTAGTACTTTTACCACTTCCCGTAGGACCCGTGATCAAAAGCATTCCATAGGGCTTTTCAAACAAATTTACAATTTCATCTTTATTTTCTCCTGTTATATCGCTAAAACTCAATTCAGTACTTTTTCTATAAAGTATTCTTATTACAATTTTTTCTCCGAAAATAGTTGGTATACTAGAAACTCTAAAATCACAATTTTTGTAGTACATTCTTCCATCTTGAGGGGCTTTTTTTATAACAATATTCATATCTGACATTATCTTTATTCTTATACAAACAGATTCATAAGCTTTAAATGGAAAATCCATTA
The Clostridium felsineum DSM 794 DNA segment above includes these coding regions:
- a CDS encoding type II secretion system F family protein, with the translated sequence MKQYKYKAVNLEGKVIKGETFLGSEFEIVMELRNNKYFLTSLKESRKMLIKSRKIRSKELYIFSKQMAYMMNAGFNICESLNILKDKFQGNMQRLIIFIKKGVENGNSIYKSIDEADSTVPNFFKSMILIGEESGNLSEVFKNMAEHYKHQWRTEEKIKNAATYPTIVFVFTMLVLVFLVSRVIPKFIDTLNSLGGKLPKITEFLLNISYFIRGNFIIILVAILVCFVFIKKVMSIEKNRLKVDKLKFKLPLLKNIYKNKIALRFSSALYILIKSGIDVIKGMYIASEVLENSYGEKCIKDVIEELRNGESFREAFTTMEIFNNQTKDMFIMAEECGNIEEIMGNISELYKEQFNDDLKRIINFIEPCMIIILAVFVGTIIISSILPMINIMNSI
- a CDS encoding prepilin-type N-terminal cleavage/methylation domain-containing protein → MRKKGFTLIELIISMAIIAILAAILVPNISSYIKKANNEKAKDIAAIVFSNSMRSYMKDGKFQREDVLNNINEDLNIKDNEVDVASLYDSEITVDFKVSKLEYEVKIDGEQSRYDFKQK
- a CDS encoding type II secretion system protein translates to MQFYKVKKGFTLIEAVAASAIFCIFTVFVISILFNFVKSYKEDMKVNNDEASFTSGLIIINKFLKEGTVNIEKDNEIKVVKDENDFNIIRLNSYTGKIVVDYYELNEKVTSNNIIEKVSSFNILQNKNVFYLYITLNDGRRIRKCFPIKE
- a CDS encoding GspE/PulE family protein — encoded protein: MSELKVIDLDEYDIKREELMDIDMKSICSYNVFPFYFDESKVCVASFNKVSKDIINDLKFLLKKEIFVYTGYKEQIEKYIKIYTSLELGHKAIKDMKREEQNQKVYEVKKTQNYSPSVLLVDSIIDLALSKNGSDIHIEPFKGGAAVRIRIDGVLKKVMDFPFKAYESVCIRIKIMSDMNIVIKKAPQDGRMYYKNCDFRVSSIPTIFGEKIVIRILYRKSTELSFSDITGENKDEIVNLFEKPYGMLLITGPTGSGKSTTLYSAMAKLNSEEKNIVTIEEPVEMIIKGINQINVNNEAGITFSSGLKNILRQDPDIIMVGEIRDETTAEIAVRAAITGHLVLSTLHTNDAFSAINRLCDMGVKKYLILDALNGVIAQRLVRKLCIHCKQEYKPNDYEREVLGLNSKAVLYKAKGCSRCDFTGYSGRKAVFEIININDEVRSMMSKTITAEDIKKYFINKGIKTLKNNGIELVKSGETTFNEFKRIIYNI
- a CDS encoding prepilin-type N-terminal cleavage/methylation domain-containing protein, which translates into the protein MFKLRNKKGFALVEVICAFSVFSILFLFAVSLRVDEVKMKKVNDDIQNYTYYIDAVKNEMIFNYTPMDIDNLSRQEKIYLSKNKILDNQSQVDLKEDRAVGDSYPYITVSYLNENGALKITLKLYTDIMGKEKIFVCNFTK
- a CDS encoding type II secretion system protein, which encodes MENNLDTILNKNKKGYTLIEIICAAAIVLILSSVVVMSIKSYKDIRNEIEIKYVNNEMINFINNSRNYCIDKNVVGKLYFDRELNCVMFYKDSQTTIDRFVLPEDFKLQPLITSDGSITIDNKGSINACSILYKDNREKTHIITVCVGTGNVQIKE